The following coding sequences are from one Limnobacter sp. SAORIC-580 window:
- the trpC gene encoding indole-3-glycerol phosphate synthase TrpC, with the protein MSDILDQILATKRQEIAQGKQVLSEVQWLAKAARLAPTRGFANAMKTAVAKGLPAVIAEVKRASPSKGILREPFDPVEIAKSYAEHGATCLSVLTDIQYFKGAPQYLDMAREASGLPCIRKDFIIDTYQVVQARGLGADAILLIVSALQLPQLQELEQCANELGMDVLVEVHDAQEMDIALQLKTPLIGVNNRNLRTFETSLQTTLDLKGRVGPEHLLITESGIATREDVALMRSNDVHAFLVGEAFMRAPSPGQALADLFY; encoded by the coding sequence ATGAGCGACATTCTTGACCAAATTCTCGCCACAAAGCGCCAAGAGATTGCGCAGGGCAAACAGGTGTTGTCTGAAGTGCAATGGTTGGCCAAAGCCGCGCGGCTGGCACCAACGCGGGGTTTCGCCAATGCCATGAAAACTGCAGTGGCCAAAGGTTTGCCAGCTGTCATTGCAGAGGTAAAACGTGCCAGCCCCAGCAAAGGCATATTGCGCGAACCTTTCGACCCCGTTGAAATTGCGAAAAGTTACGCTGAGCATGGTGCAACCTGCCTGTCAGTTCTCACCGATATTCAATACTTCAAAGGCGCGCCCCAGTACCTTGACATGGCCCGCGAAGCCAGCGGCTTACCCTGCATTCGCAAAGACTTCATCATCGACACCTATCAGGTGGTGCAAGCCCGGGGTTTGGGTGCTGACGCCATCTTGTTGATTGTTTCCGCCTTGCAGTTGCCTCAGCTGCAGGAACTCGAGCAGTGCGCCAATGAACTGGGTATGGATGTGCTGGTGGAAGTGCACGACGCACAAGAAATGGACATCGCTTTGCAGTTGAAAACACCTTTAATCGGCGTGAACAACCGCAATTTGCGAACCTTCGAAACCTCATTGCAAACCACGCTCGACCTAAAGGGCAGGGTGGGCCCTGAACATTTGTTGATTACCGAGAGTGGTATAGCCACCCGTGAAGATGTGGCATTGATGAGATCAAACGACGTCCATGCGTTCTTGGTAGGCGAGGCGTTCATGAGAGCACCCTCGCCAGGTCAGGCATTGGCCGATCTTTTTTATTAA
- the acuI gene encoding acrylyl-CoA reductase (NADPH), translated as MFKAVFLQKNEQGEFKASVQELDESQLPGSGDVLVQISHSTLNYKDGLAICNKSPVVRQWPMVAGIDGAGTVLESAHSGFKPGDEVILNGFGVGETHWGCLAEKAKLKGDWLIKRPEGLSAAQAMAIGTAGYTAMLCVLGLEKSGVKPESGEILVTGATGGVGSIAIVLLNKLGYTVVATSGKPEQTEFLKGLGASEVLDRKLLSEPGKPLQRERWAGVVDCVGSHTLANACAQTKYGGTVTACGLAQGMDLPSSVAPFILRGVALKGIDSVMAPLAVREDAWRRLASDLDLNKLNDLTRTLSLEGAIEAAAEIMAGTNTGRVLIKI; from the coding sequence ATGTTCAAGGCTGTATTTCTTCAGAAAAACGAACAAGGCGAATTCAAGGCCAGTGTTCAAGAGCTGGACGAGAGTCAGCTGCCTGGATCTGGCGATGTGCTGGTTCAAATTTCCCACTCTACTCTCAATTACAAAGACGGCCTGGCTATTTGCAACAAGTCGCCCGTGGTGCGCCAGTGGCCCATGGTGGCGGGTATTGACGGCGCGGGTACTGTTCTGGAAAGCGCCCACTCAGGGTTCAAGCCTGGAGATGAAGTGATTCTGAATGGGTTCGGTGTGGGTGAAACGCATTGGGGCTGCTTGGCAGAAAAAGCCAAATTGAAAGGTGACTGGCTGATCAAACGCCCCGAGGGCCTGAGTGCGGCGCAGGCGATGGCAATTGGCACTGCGGGCTACACGGCTATGTTGTGTGTGCTGGGTCTGGAGAAAAGCGGCGTGAAACCGGAGAGCGGTGAAATTTTGGTGACGGGTGCGACCGGTGGTGTCGGCAGCATTGCGATTGTGCTGTTGAACAAGCTTGGATACACCGTTGTTGCCACCAGTGGAAAACCTGAGCAAACCGAGTTTTTGAAAGGCTTGGGTGCCAGCGAGGTATTGGACCGCAAGTTGTTGAGTGAACCCGGGAAACCCTTGCAACGGGAGCGCTGGGCTGGTGTAGTGGACTGTGTGGGTTCGCACACTTTGGCCAATGCTTGTGCACAAACAAAATACGGCGGCACAGTGACCGCTTGTGGGTTGGCTCAAGGCATGGATTTGCCCTCTTCAGTGGCGCCGTTCATTTTGAGAGGAGTCGCCTTGAAAGGGATTGATTCAGTGATGGCGCCGCTTGCGGTACGTGAAGATGCATGGCGCAGACTGGCCTCAGACCTCGATTTGAACAAGCTGAATGATTTGACCCGCACCCTTTCATTGGAGGGCGCGATTGAGGCTGCCGCGGAAATTATGGCGGGAACAAACACTGGCCGAGTGTTGATCAAAATTTAA
- a CDS encoding SDR family NAD(P)-dependent oxidoreductase, with translation MTKCIFVMGANSAIAQELIQLCVNSGQEVIAAGRNTAVLEALYGSTSGVHIVEVQACDSSSVDAAFQAVVAEGRQIDGYAHCVGSILVAPLVKTSDAQLDSVMQVNLLSVMYGLRAFLKQAKAQGQGGSAVLVSTCATGIGVPNHEAIAAAKAGVEGLAKSAAATHAADNIRINVVAPGLTDSPIASAFLKSDMMRAASAKQYPLQGVNTPAEVAQAMHWLLSEGSSRMTGAVLNIDGGFRNIRPLVK, from the coding sequence ATGACAAAGTGCATATTTGTAATGGGCGCCAACAGTGCAATCGCCCAGGAATTGATTCAGTTGTGCGTGAATTCGGGCCAGGAGGTGATTGCTGCGGGACGAAACACTGCGGTACTTGAGGCCTTGTACGGCAGCACGTCGGGCGTACATATAGTAGAAGTTCAGGCTTGTGACTCCAGTTCAGTAGATGCGGCATTTCAGGCTGTGGTTGCTGAAGGCCGACAGATTGATGGCTATGCACATTGCGTGGGCTCCATCTTGGTGGCCCCGCTTGTCAAAACCAGCGACGCTCAACTTGACAGCGTGATGCAGGTTAATCTGCTTTCGGTCATGTATGGCTTGAGGGCATTTTTGAAACAGGCGAAGGCACAAGGCCAGGGTGGCTCCGCGGTGCTTGTGTCGACTTGCGCAACCGGGATTGGTGTTCCCAATCACGAGGCGATTGCAGCAGCGAAGGCTGGCGTAGAGGGCTTGGCCAAATCGGCAGCAGCCACACATGCGGCTGACAATATTCGGATTAATGTGGTTGCACCGGGTTTGACCGACTCACCCATTGCTTCGGCGTTCCTGAAAAGTGACATGATGCGGGCAGCAAGTGCCAAGCAATACCCACTGCAGGGCGTCAACACCCCAGCTGAAGTTGCACAAGCGATGCATTGGCTGCTGAGCGAGGGCTCTAGCAGGATGACCGGCGCCGTATTGAATATCGATGGGGGATTCCGAAATATCCGCCCTCTTGTGAAGTAA
- a CDS encoding aminodeoxychorismate/anthranilate synthase component II, with protein MLLMIDNYDSFTFNLVQYFGELGQQVHVVRNDAITVDEALALKPRAVCVSPGPCSPAQAGVSIEIIQRMAGVVPLLGVCLGHQAIGEAFGGKVVRAKTIMHGKTSPIHHSNVGVFEGLPNPLTCIRYHSLAIERASLPDCLEITAETADGEIMGVRHKTLDIEGVQFHPESILSDRGHDLLKNFLKRVKSPTAA; from the coding sequence ATGCTGTTGATGATCGACAACTACGACAGTTTTACCTTCAACCTAGTCCAGTACTTTGGCGAGTTGGGTCAACAGGTTCATGTTGTTCGGAACGACGCGATCACCGTCGATGAAGCGCTGGCTTTGAAACCCCGTGCCGTGTGCGTATCCCCAGGCCCTTGTTCGCCGGCGCAGGCTGGCGTGTCGATTGAAATTATTCAGCGCATGGCCGGTGTGGTGCCGCTTTTGGGCGTGTGTCTTGGGCATCAGGCCATTGGCGAGGCTTTTGGTGGCAAGGTTGTGCGTGCAAAAACCATCATGCACGGAAAAACATCACCGATTCATCATAGCAACGTAGGTGTTTTCGAGGGTTTGCCCAATCCACTCACATGCATTCGTTATCATTCACTTGCCATTGAGCGGGCAAGCCTGCCCGACTGTCTCGAAATCACGGCAGAAACGGCGGACGGTGAAATTATGGGTGTGCGACACAAAACACTGGATATTGAAGGGGTTCAGTTTCACCCCGAGTCTATTTTGAGTGATCGCGGTCATGACCTTCTGAAGAATTTTTTAAAGCGCGTCAAATCGCCTACGGCCGCCTGA
- a CDS encoding M61 family metallopeptidase, which yields MLHYQITVADPKGHYFDVQLQFEIAPQQLQGPEDKRWIDLSLPTWIPGSYLIREFSRNVLYVRASVGSVETACSREKKDIWRVHVDASQLVPASQSLLIQCEWRVYAWDLSVRGAHLDDTHGFFNGTSLFLCPKGFEQEAVELTISRPGEYLRDWLIACGLPSQPGTLKDRHGCPVLRAGGSVRFKANDFDSLIDHPVEMGELQVESFSAFGVEHVFAVYGADTDLDLQRICNDMKPVCEAQIALFEPETRQAPFERYVFMLHATDNGYGGLEHRNSTALLFNAGELPQRGVEKAPKGYEGFLGLCSHEYFHSWNVKRMKPAAFVPYDLTRENYTRLLWIFEGFTSYYDDVMLARAGKLSEEAYLKSVGRNIAQVMKGPGRLNQSVADSSFDAWTKYYRQDENAPNAIVSYYTKGALVALCIDSALRQRTSGQKNLDDVMRLMWQRKGLSGEGLQENEFPGLVLEATGVDLGQEISQWTQSTEELPVGDALKAYGFTLNQTQNDEQIYLGLHGQFKAEGMLVKQVINGSPAHASGISAGDLLVALGEKKLTETHYKRLLAASKPSAELRAVAFRAERLLEFKLVAGKPASNEWTIQKLEQIEGDTVPAPWL from the coding sequence ATGTTGCATTACCAAATCACGGTGGCAGACCCGAAAGGCCACTATTTCGATGTTCAGCTGCAATTCGAAATTGCACCGCAACAACTGCAAGGCCCTGAGGACAAGCGCTGGATTGATTTGAGCTTGCCCACCTGGATTCCGGGTAGCTACCTGATTCGGGAATTTTCCCGAAACGTGCTGTATGTGCGAGCGAGTGTGGGATCGGTTGAAACTGCTTGCAGCCGGGAAAAAAAGGACATTTGGCGTGTTCACGTGGATGCCTCGCAACTTGTGCCGGCTTCGCAATCACTGTTAATTCAGTGCGAATGGCGAGTGTACGCCTGGGATTTGTCAGTGCGCGGTGCACACCTGGATGATACTCATGGTTTTTTCAACGGGACCAGCTTGTTTTTGTGCCCAAAGGGATTTGAACAAGAAGCAGTTGAATTAACCATTTCAAGACCTGGGGAGTATTTGCGGGATTGGCTAATTGCCTGTGGTTTGCCCAGCCAGCCAGGCACATTGAAAGACCGTCATGGTTGCCCGGTGTTGCGGGCGGGAGGCTCAGTCAGGTTTAAGGCGAACGACTTTGACAGCTTGATTGATCACCCAGTGGAAATGGGTGAATTGCAGGTTGAAAGTTTCTCGGCCTTCGGCGTTGAACATGTATTCGCCGTGTATGGTGCCGATACAGACCTGGACTTGCAGCGCATTTGCAATGACATGAAACCGGTGTGCGAAGCGCAAATTGCCCTGTTCGAGCCAGAAACCAGGCAAGCGCCATTTGAACGCTATGTGTTTATGCTGCATGCGACCGACAACGGCTATGGTGGACTGGAACACAGAAACAGCACCGCCCTGCTTTTTAACGCGGGAGAGTTGCCACAACGCGGCGTTGAAAAAGCGCCCAAAGGGTACGAAGGCTTTCTGGGGCTTTGCAGTCATGAGTACTTTCATTCCTGGAACGTGAAGCGGATGAAGCCAGCCGCATTTGTTCCCTACGACTTGACCCGGGAAAACTACACTCGACTACTTTGGATTTTTGAAGGCTTCACTTCCTATTACGACGATGTGATGCTGGCACGCGCCGGCAAATTGAGTGAAGAGGCTTACCTGAAAAGCGTAGGTAGAAACATTGCGCAGGTGATGAAGGGACCTGGCCGCTTGAACCAAAGCGTGGCCGACAGTTCTTTCGATGCCTGGACCAAATACTACCGGCAGGACGAAAACGCACCCAACGCCATTGTGAGTTATTACACCAAAGGCGCGCTGGTGGCCTTGTGTATTGATTCCGCCCTTCGACAGCGAACCAGCGGACAAAAAAACCTGGACGACGTGATGCGATTGATGTGGCAAAGAAAGGGATTGAGCGGAGAGGGATTACAGGAAAACGAATTTCCAGGTTTGGTGCTTGAAGCCACCGGAGTTGACCTTGGACAGGAAATTTCGCAGTGGACACAGAGCACGGAAGAGCTGCCAGTGGGCGATGCGTTAAAGGCTTATGGTTTTACACTCAACCAAACCCAAAATGATGAGCAGATTTACCTCGGCTTACACGGCCAATTCAAAGCCGAAGGCATGTTGGTAAAACAGGTGATCAACGGCAGCCCAGCGCATGCAAGCGGAATTTCAGCAGGCGATTTACTGGTGGCTTTGGGCGAAAAAAAACTGACCGAAACGCACTACAAACGGCTGTTGGCAGCAAGCAAGCCAAGCGCTGAACTGCGGGCAGTTGCATTTCGAGCGGAGCGATTGCTGGAATTTAAGTTGGTGGCAGGCAAACCGGCGTCCAATGAATGGACGATCCAGAAACTGGAACAGATTGAGGGCGATACTGTTCCTGCTCCATGGCTTTAA
- the trpD gene encoding anthranilate phosphoribosyltransferase codes for MSQPFNYSATLNQLLAGQDLSHELTRAAFQQLLSGGLSTAQIAGLLVGLRVKGETAEEVAAAAQVMRDLVTPVELPAGVEVVDLCGTGGDGAQTFNISTACMFVLAGAGAKVGKHGGRSVSSNSGSADVLELLGANINLKPEQVAQSIDQVGIGFMFAPNHHSAMRFAGPVRKELGVRTVFNILGPLTNPANAKRQVMGVYSANLLELQAEVLRRLGSVQALIVHGENGMDELCIECDSKIAELRDGEIRHYSIKPEDFGLTRASHSSLHAGSVQESRDKIFHALNGKGGAIGDIVLLNSAAGLYTSGVASSLKEGIDIARATVLSGDAIRKLNEFVDFTKSIEQ; via the coding sequence ATGTCGCAACCCTTTAATTACTCCGCAACATTGAACCAGCTGCTTGCCGGGCAAGATTTGTCGCACGAACTCACACGTGCTGCATTTCAGCAATTGTTGAGTGGCGGTCTAAGCACAGCGCAAATCGCTGGCTTGCTGGTGGGTTTGCGGGTCAAAGGCGAAACAGCAGAGGAAGTGGCCGCGGCTGCGCAGGTGATGCGAGATCTGGTAACGCCGGTTGAATTGCCCGCTGGTGTCGAGGTTGTTGACTTGTGCGGCACCGGTGGCGATGGTGCACAAACATTCAACATTTCAACAGCCTGTATGTTTGTGCTGGCTGGTGCTGGTGCAAAAGTGGGCAAGCATGGTGGTCGCAGCGTGTCCTCGAATTCCGGCAGCGCCGATGTGCTTGAATTGCTGGGTGCCAACATCAATCTGAAACCAGAACAGGTCGCACAGTCGATCGATCAGGTCGGCATCGGGTTCATGTTTGCCCCAAATCATCACAGCGCCATGCGTTTTGCAGGTCCAGTCCGCAAAGAACTGGGTGTGCGCACTGTGTTCAATATTCTGGGTCCGCTTACCAATCCCGCCAATGCCAAGAGACAGGTCATGGGTGTGTACAGCGCCAATTTACTGGAATTGCAGGCTGAAGTGCTTCGGCGATTGGGTTCGGTTCAAGCGCTGATTGTTCATGGTGAAAACGGCATGGATGAATTGTGTATCGAATGCGACTCAAAAATTGCGGAGCTGCGTGATGGTGAAATCAGGCACTACAGTATCAAGCCCGAAGATTTCGGCCTTACTCGTGCATCACACAGCAGCTTGCATGCCGGTTCTGTTCAAGAGTCTCGCGACAAAATTTTCCATGCATTGAACGGCAAGGGCGGTGCCATTGGCGACATCGTGTTGCTCAACAGCGCAGCGGGCCTGTATACATCAGGAGTCGCCAGCAGCCTGAAAGAGGGCATCGACATCGCCCGCGCAACAGTGCTCAGTGGCGATGCAATCCGCAAATTGAATGAATTTGTCGATTTCACCAAATCGATTGAGCAATAA
- a CDS encoding FAD-binding domain-containing protein, translating into MQYQTPNKFEPSRHAALDALAKVDPTLYSRTRNFLDGAVTGLSPWITHGYLSVREATQVLMEKYRLSFEDKLIFEFAWREFFKHAHAELGNGILSDVRRPVWSGRYNQQLPDDIREGRTGVEAIDAGVALLYETGYLHNHVRMWIASYVVHMRKVHWKVGADWMYTHLLDGDLASNHLSWQWVAGTFSHKPYVFNADNVKKYAQKWDCSDTAIDTDYEDLESIARSKRDVGRERNAPPVGVAEPTSHRFDLELLSDTLKRKTVDLRQQAGVDSCSALMSNFKKINLVHPWDLKACFDLTQNGELRVGLIDCAFHKAHPWNKQRWDFVLNAMETGCDQIWVVNTDDIGHCTSMLAGFMKTGAEFELRETLNSGYLMMGRCLPVRWALEDKLLPNPTRFQQSFSRFYREATLMAGSLEEAIHGGILVD; encoded by the coding sequence ATGCAGTACCAGACACCCAACAAATTTGAACCGAGCCGCCATGCCGCATTGGATGCATTGGCAAAGGTAGACCCGACGCTTTATAGCCGCACCCGAAATTTTCTGGACGGAGCAGTGACCGGCCTGTCGCCATGGATTACCCATGGTTACTTGAGCGTTCGGGAGGCCACCCAAGTGCTGATGGAGAAATATCGCCTGAGTTTTGAGGACAAGCTGATTTTTGAATTCGCTTGGCGAGAGTTCTTCAAACATGCGCATGCTGAATTAGGCAATGGGATTCTGAGTGATGTACGCAGACCCGTTTGGTCGGGCAGGTATAACCAACAATTGCCGGACGATATCCGGGAAGGCCGAACCGGGGTTGAAGCAATCGATGCCGGAGTGGCCTTGCTTTACGAGACTGGCTATTTGCACAACCATGTGCGGATGTGGATTGCCTCGTACGTAGTACACATGCGCAAGGTGCACTGGAAAGTGGGCGCTGACTGGATGTATACCCATTTGCTGGATGGGGACCTGGCTTCCAACCATTTGAGCTGGCAGTGGGTGGCTGGCACGTTCAGCCACAAGCCTTACGTGTTCAACGCGGACAATGTAAAGAAATACGCGCAAAAATGGGATTGTAGTGACACTGCGATCGACACCGACTATGAAGACCTAGAATCGATCGCCAGGAGCAAACGCGATGTGGGGCGCGAGAGAAATGCGCCACCCGTTGGAGTCGCTGAGCCGACTAGCCACCGCTTCGATCTTGAGCTATTGAGCGACACGCTAAAGCGCAAGACGGTGGATCTTCGCCAGCAGGCTGGTGTTGACTCGTGCAGCGCACTGATGAGCAACTTCAAGAAGATCAATTTGGTTCACCCTTGGGATCTGAAAGCTTGTTTTGATTTGACGCAAAACGGGGAGTTGCGCGTGGGACTGATTGACTGTGCTTTTCACAAAGCGCACCCGTGGAATAAACAGCGATGGGATTTTGTGTTGAACGCCATGGAAACGGGCTGCGACCAGATCTGGGTTGTGAACACGGATGACATTGGACACTGCACAAGCATGCTGGCTGGCTTCATGAAAACCGGTGCCGAGTTTGAATTAAGAGAAACATTGAATTCAGGCTACTTGATGATGGGGCGATGCTTACCGGTGCGATGGGCGCTAGAGGACAAGCTCCTACCAAACCCGACCCGCTTTCAACAGAGTTTTTCGCGCTTTTACAGAGAAGCCACCTTGATGGCAGGTAGCCTAGAAGAGGCGATACATGGCGGCATTTTGGTGGATTGA
- the trpE gene encoding anthranilate synthase component I yields the protein MSQTEFDEFAAQGYNRIPLIARCYADLDTPLSVYFKLANKPNTFLLESVVGGERSGRYSFVGLPSSITIKVIEHTVLVQQQHANGTLETLETFNGDPLQFIEQYHARFKVPPVKGSPRFFGGLAGYFGYDTVRYMEPRLEASRKADDLGIPDILLMFTDRMAVVDNIQGTIQLIVFVDPAKPNAYENGVAEVKRLMGQLRQPIAIPASGNSESTPIERSMGKDYFFDMVAKAKEYIAAGDVMQVVLGQRLSKRFTQDALMLYRALRSLNPSPYLFYYNFGSFQVVGSSPEILVRQDQVEGKSPLVTLRPIAGTRPRGKTPQEDAALAEELLADPKEIAEHVMLIDLARNDVGRIAQVGSVQVTEKMIIERYSHVMHIVSNVQGDLKPGMGAMNVLRATFPAGTLSGAPKVRAMEIIDELEPTKRGVYGGACGYLSFTGTMDVAIAIRTGVVKDQTLYVQAGAGVVADSVAESEWLETENKARAVMRAAELVQAGLDGELS from the coding sequence TCCCACTGATTGCGCGCTGTTATGCCGACCTCGATACACCTTTGTCGGTGTACTTCAAACTGGCCAACAAGCCCAACACCTTCTTGCTTGAATCGGTGGTCGGTGGCGAACGCTCGGGCCGGTATTCCTTCGTGGGTTTGCCTTCCAGCATCACAATCAAGGTGATCGAGCATACGGTGTTGGTGCAACAGCAACATGCAAACGGCACACTGGAAACGCTCGAAACCTTCAACGGCGATCCGCTGCAATTCATCGAGCAATACCATGCCCGTTTCAAAGTGCCGCCGGTCAAGGGAAGCCCTCGTTTTTTTGGCGGGCTCGCCGGGTATTTCGGTTATGACACGGTGCGCTACATGGAGCCACGCCTGGAAGCCAGTCGCAAGGCGGATGACCTCGGAATTCCCGATATTTTGCTCATGTTCACCGATCGCATGGCGGTGGTGGACAACATTCAGGGCACCATTCAGCTCATCGTGTTTGTCGATCCGGCCAAGCCCAACGCCTATGAAAATGGCGTCGCTGAGGTCAAGCGGCTGATGGGTCAACTTCGTCAGCCCATCGCCATTCCTGCGTCTGGCAACAGCGAAAGCACGCCCATCGAACGCAGCATGGGCAAAGACTATTTCTTTGACATGGTCGCCAAAGCCAAGGAATACATTGCCGCTGGCGATGTGATGCAGGTGGTTCTGGGCCAAAGGCTCAGCAAGCGCTTCACGCAAGACGCGCTGATGTTGTACCGCGCCTTGCGCTCCTTGAATCCATCGCCGTATTTGTTCTACTACAACTTTGGCAGCTTTCAGGTGGTGGGTTCATCACCGGAAATTTTGGTGCGGCAAGATCAGGTCGAAGGCAAGTCTCCTTTGGTTACACTGCGCCCGATTGCCGGTACTCGCCCTCGCGGTAAAACACCACAAGAAGACGCTGCGCTGGCAGAAGAACTGTTGGCCGATCCCAAGGAAATTGCAGAGCACGTCATGTTGATTGATCTGGCCCGCAACGATGTGGGTCGCATTGCTCAGGTGGGTTCAGTGCAGGTCACTGAGAAAATGATCATTGAACGCTATTCACATGTCATGCATATCGTCAGCAATGTGCAGGGCGATTTGAAGCCGGGCATGGGCGCCATGAACGTACTGCGCGCTACGTTCCCAGCTGGCACGCTTTCCGGTGCACCCAAGGTTCGCGCCATGGAAATTATCGACGAACTCGAGCCCACCAAACGAGGCGTTTATGGTGGTGCTTGCGGTTATCTCAGCTTCACAGGCACCATGGATGTGGCAATTGCCATTCGTACTGGGGTGGTCAAGGATCAAACTCTCTATGTTCAGGCTGGAGCTGGCGTGGTCGCCGACTCGGTTGCCGAAAGTGAATGGCTTGAAACTGAAAACAAGGCACGTGCGGTCATGCGTGCCGCTGAGCTTGTACAAGCTGGGCTGGATGGAGAGCTGTCGTGA
- a CDS encoding DUF3429 domain-containing protein has product MAQALKTHWMNVLGYAGLIPFLGLAVLTGIYTGTETADQLANYNLIYALCIVSFLGAVHWGLAISLSSQDQATYLAGLDQAEFETRSFIWGVTPSLLAWLAGAFSPPQFTLWILVLILVLVWLVDQRFLKPMKAFDAYLRLRNHLTLGAILGLLVTACFA; this is encoded by the coding sequence ATGGCACAGGCATTGAAAACGCACTGGATGAATGTTCTTGGTTACGCAGGCTTGATTCCTTTTTTGGGTTTGGCCGTACTGACCGGGATTTACACCGGCACGGAGACTGCCGACCAACTGGCCAACTACAACCTGATTTATGCCTTGTGCATTGTTTCGTTTCTGGGTGCTGTGCATTGGGGATTGGCCATTTCGCTGAGTAGCCAGGACCAAGCCACTTATCTTGCAGGGTTGGACCAAGCGGAATTTGAAACTCGAAGTTTTATCTGGGGTGTGACGCCCTCGCTGTTGGCCTGGCTGGCAGGCGCATTTTCACCACCCCAGTTCACCCTGTGGATTCTTGTACTGATTCTGGTTTTGGTGTGGCTGGTGGACCAGCGCTTTTTAAAACCCATGAAAGCGTTTGATGCTTACCTGCGCTTGAGAAACCACCTGACTTTGGGTGCAATTCTTGGATTGCTGGTGACCGCCTGCTTTGCCTAA
- a CDS encoding enoyl-CoA hydratase, with product MTYETILVETLGKVGLVRLNRPQVLNALNDQLMTELGQALMDFDSDDNIGAMVITGNDKAFAAGADIGAMATFTYMDVYKSEYITRNWETIRNIRKPVIAAVRGFALGGGCELAMMTDFIICADTAKFGQPEIKLGIIPGAGGTQRLPRAISKAKAMDLCLTGRLMDAAEAERAGLVSRVVPADKCLDEAIEAATVIAAYSNPSVMMAKESINRAFEGSLSEGMLFERRMFHSLFATEDQKEGMAAFVEKRKPDFKNK from the coding sequence ATGACCTATGAAACCATCCTTGTAGAAACCCTCGGCAAAGTGGGCTTGGTGCGCTTGAACCGCCCCCAAGTGCTGAATGCGCTGAACGACCAGTTGATGACGGAGTTGGGCCAGGCTTTGATGGACTTCGATTCCGATGACAACATCGGTGCCATGGTCATCACTGGCAACGACAAGGCCTTTGCAGCTGGGGCCGACATTGGAGCCATGGCCACATTTACTTACATGGATGTCTATAAAAGCGAATACATCACTCGCAACTGGGAAACCATCCGCAATATTCGCAAACCAGTGATTGCCGCTGTCCGTGGTTTCGCTTTGGGCGGTGGCTGCGAGTTGGCAATGATGACCGATTTCATTATTTGTGCCGACACCGCTAAATTTGGTCAGCCTGAAATCAAGCTCGGCATTATTCCAGGCGCTGGCGGCACTCAGCGTTTGCCCCGCGCTATCAGCAAAGCCAAAGCCATGGACCTCTGTTTGACTGGGCGCCTCATGGATGCCGCAGAAGCCGAGCGTGCAGGCCTGGTTTCCCGTGTTGTCCCCGCTGACAAGTGCCTGGACGAGGCCATTGAGGCGGCCACGGTGATTGCCGCCTATTCAAATCCCTCCGTAATGATGGCCAAGGAAAGCATCAATCGGGCATTTGAAGGGTCTTTGTCCGAAGGAATGCTTTTTGAGCGCCGCATGTTCCACAGTTTGTTTGCTACTGAAGATCAAAAAGAGGGCATGGCGGCCTTCGTTGAGAAGCGGAAGCCCGACTTCAAGAACAAATAA